A region of the Sphaerodactylus townsendi isolate TG3544 linkage group LG15, MPM_Stown_v2.3, whole genome shotgun sequence genome:
GGAAAGCTCATCCAGTGCTGATTTACTTTCTCAGGCTGATAATAAGGCAGGAGATATGGCTGTTAATCTGAGTTTTATCTCGGAGATTACACAGTCCCCAAGAACTGGAGAAATTTATAGGCCATATCTACATGTGGCCATCTGGTTGtgctgaaaaaagaaaaggaataaatgaagaaaaagaggacGTTGTCCTTAACTTTCTAAATATAGTGTGTTTGGTAATGTAGCCCTCTTTTGGTGCATAGACCTGTCTTTGCATAGATGGATCCCTCTCTTGATTTATTGACAAGGTGGAAATTTGCTGTTTAAAATGCAGTCTGTTTCTAGGGGTTGCTGGTGGTGGGGAGCCTGTATTAAGAACTGCCAAATTGATAGCATTCCCCTTCCCAAGATAAATatgtgtgtagaagaagaagaagaagagtttggatttatatcccccctttctctcctgcaggagactcaaaggggctgacaatctccttgcccttcccccctcacaacaaacaccctgtgaggtaggtggggctgagagagctccgagaagctgtgactagcccaaggtcacccagctggcatgtgtgagagtgtacaggctaagctgaattccccagatcagcctctacagctcaggcggcagagctgggaatcaaacccggttcctccagattagatacacaagctgttaacctcttacgccactgctgctcctttagtactgattactaaattaaaaaaataaacattttggctttcttgGAAAGAAGCTAGAAATTTCTGGTTTTCATATGTGCATACCAATAGTGGGAGAAGGGCAGACAGTGGCACATGAGATTtcaattttttacttttttggacAGGAAGTCCTGATGGGTTAGAAGTGTTTGCAAGGGATTGGCCTGTGGAAGTTTGTACATATTAGccttttaggcagtggtgggatccaaaaattttaataacaggttccgacggtggtgggattcaaacagtggcgccgccacgcacatgcacctccagtccctattgggcagggaggttgctttagtgaccccttctcggcactctgaaaaaattagtaaccatttctagagaagtggtgagaactggttggatcccacctctgcttttaggGCCAAAACTGATGAgatgaagagtagtagtagtagtagtagtagtagtttggacttataccccacctttctctcctgtacggagactcaaggtggcttacaagctcctttcccttcctctccctacaacaccTTGGgacataggtgaggctgagagagttctgaagaactgtgactagcccaaggtcgcccagaaggaatgtaggagtgcggaaacacatctggttcaccagataagcccctgacactcaggtggaggagtggagaatcaaacccggctctccagattggaatcctccttctcttaaccactacactacgctggggGAATGTGTGAATAGATCTTTCTGCTGCTTTACAAAGGGAAATGGCAGTCTGACCTGAGGGGTGCTGATTGACATCAGAGCCTCACTTTCTAAAAGCAATCTATTTATTTGCTGCTGACTAGAAAATCTTTGTTGGCTTGTCTCTGTCAGCGAGGTCTGGCTATCTACAGCATCCGCAGAGTAATGTCCAAGGGGGCACGTACCAATATTGTTCAAAGGGGAACTGGCAAATAATAACGAGGGCTGTGGGGTTCCAATTAGCATTATCCTAGTAGACTGTTGTTCCTCTCTGACTTGCCACCCCTCTTCCTTATTTCTTTTCCTAACCAAAGAGACGAGGCAGCAGACTTGATGAGCAGCATCCAAGACTTGCAGCAGGGGAACAAGAAACTAGCCGTGCAGAATACCAAACTGCAAGGGACGATTGAGGCTGCAGAAGAGCTCAATTTGCGACTTTCTGAAGAGGTTGCCGAGTTGAAAGGAAAGCTGAGAGGGTGTGTTAAGAGTAAGACTGGCACACAATGTGGACCGCTGATTAAGGCTAATCCAAGGAAATagatgtggaggcaggcatgGCAAACCGCCtcctctcttgtcttgaaaaccctatggggccaccataattcagctgtgacttgatggcaaaaaaaggaggcttaaggaagaggagaagggctCTTGAGAAGAGGGTTACATGAGACTATGAGATATTGAGAGCCATGTTGAAGGAAGTTCAATTTGCAAATACGTCTGTAATCAGTGCAGTGGCTGATGCTTACTTTGTTCCCCTGTTCCCCCCTCAATTACCATGTCTTCCGATcaatgaagcagcagtggcgtagtggttaacagtaggtgtactctaatctggaggaaccaggtttgattccccgctctgccgcttgagctgtggaggcttatctggggaattcagattagcctgtgcactcccacacatgccagctgggtgaccttgggctattcacagttcgtcggagctctctcagccccacccacctcacagggtgtttgttgtgaggggggaaggggaaggagtttgtaagcccctttgagtcttcttacaggagagaaaggggggatataaatccaactcttcttctcccccttctctttctgcttcttctgctcctcctgctccttcttcttcttcttcttcttcttcttcttcttcttcttcttcttcttcttcttcttcttctgcttctgcttcttcttctgcttctgctgctgctgctgctgctgctgctggtggctgGTGGCTGGTGGCTGGTGGCTGGATTCCAAAGTTTCTGGTCCATGAATGGTAGAGCCTTCCTCTCATGTAACATACTTCTCCCATCTGAGGAAGGCTCCTTGTACTTGATGAAGGCCCCACTATTAGTGGTATGGAAATTTTGGAGGTAACCCCATTACATTTCCCAGCTTGGCCTGTGCTCCCTCCATCCTAATTTTGATATTCTTAATTGGATCGTCAACTCTTTTACTTGTCAGCTCCTTTGGTGCTTCCTTGTATAGTTGAAATACAGTGAGGATTGAAACTCATTGTAATCAAAGATCCGTTACTACCCTGTCCTGCAGCACCCAGCAAGCCCTAGACCAAGCAAGAGCGGTGGCAAATGAATTAGAAGACCTGAAGTGTTTTTCCAGGAGTTTGGAAGAGGAAAACAGCAAACTTCACGCACTAGAGCGACAATTGGTGAGTGCTTCTGAATATTTACTTGTGGAATTGatccagaagaagaagggtttagatttataccccaccttgcactcctgaaaggagtctcaaagtaccttacaaatgccttctcttcctctccccctaacagacaccttgtgaggtaggtggggctgagagagttcttagagaactgtgactggcttaaggtcacccagcaggctccatatgtcggagcaggaaacaaatccatttctccagataagagtactctgctcttaaccattacaccacactgaagtcACAACATTTTGTGGGGTTTGGAGGGCATGTGTTTTCTTCACAGTTCCTGTGAAACTGTGTACATGTCGTTGCACATATCTGAAATGTGTGGGTTTCTGTGAACTTTGGCTGGATTCGTGGTAAGTGCTGTTCAAAGGACTAGCTGATGTGCATGACCTATGTTCACAAGTTTCCATATGTATGCAGACCGCAGAAGTACTTCAGGAATCATCTTGTGGCTGCAAAATACTATGTCAGAATTTTGTGtccttttaaaaacctgttttaagACATTTTCCGCTCAAACTTTAGGAAAAAGAACAGCAGTGTCTCTTGATTCAAGTGGATAACCTGCAGGAAGAGGTAAGGAGgaacaaaaatgcacccctgttGTCCTGCTGGTGTTTCAAGAGTATGACCCAAACAGATGTATAGGGCTTAGGGGAGGATCTTGCTGCATTTGCAGTTGTGACATTTGGTCACCAAATGCAGAAGATAACAGTGAGGAACAGTCTGCCTGTGGTCTCAGGTATGCTATTACATTTGTCTGCTTCTCTTGAATGTACGTAGGGTGGAAACCGACCCAAGTGGATATTTGACGTTCGTTCTCGGTTTCCCCATTCAGGTGGGAAAAAAGTTCAGCTGAAACATCAGGGACATAGTTTACTGCTTTAGCACAAAGGGAGAAAACACTGTTAAAATTCTGATGTGTTTTTCTTACAGATCCGGAAGCTGCTCCTGGAAAAAGAAAGCTGTAAAAGTAAAATCAAACAGCTGAGTACGGAGAAGGCCCAAATGAAGGTACTGGTGACCTGAGGGGCAAGTAGAGCTCTACTCATTCGTCTGGTAACGTCTGTTCTTGTCCCTTAGGTTATTTTTTGTAAAAAGTCAGCAAGACAGTTATTTGTACTATTGTTTCTTTCTTGCAGTGTCAGCTCTGTGAGTGCGAAAACCTCATCTCCTGCAAAGACACTGCCCTTAACAAGGTGAGTtgcctttaagaaaaaaaataacaaatgaaaaGTAGTACCAAAAATTAGAAGTAGCACCGAACTGAAAATTAGGAGGGTTGAACAAAGGTAACTCTTCTAAGTCCTATCGGTCCCAAgcagacttagccacagtgatccatgcaacgatcaCCTCTAGGCTGAATTATTGCAAATTGCTttacacagggctacccttgggcttgctctggaaactccagcttgTCCATCATGCAGCAGCAAGGGTCCTAACTGAAGACTCATGGTGGACACACATTCAACCTGCGGTCCACCAGCtgtactggctccaggtggagtacttgatcaagttcaaggttttagtactgatgcacaaagccctaaatggtctgggactaaTGTACCTATGAGACCCTCTCTCCTGTTgcatctccagcatggtgtagtggctaagagcagctggattctaatctggagaactggatttgattccccactcctccacctgggtggcagaggcttatctggtgaattggaggtgtttcagcactcctacattcctgctgggtgaccttgggctagtcacagttcttcggaattccctctgccccacctacctcacaagggtcgaatccccactactgtcttagccaggtttcagaacacaaactaaccaggtttgagggactacctccccattgcttgcgtggcagattctgtttctggcactcattctccttgttaatctgcgttccggcaggacctggttgcaagtggcatagaccccattaacacggttcagagctgatcggaggagagggatgagggttgaaaccctgactcctTTCCCGCcctgggcaaccaatcagcactgcgatgcacacacagcctttccttggttccatttccgcttttgcgatcggccagcagaaggggatgcaaacattaaacagtcaaacgcgtaactttgaatcgttcatggtttacacaggtaacgattaactgttttcacagttaaacagttaaacgttaaacttttacacgctggttttttttgatcacacccctacaatgtatgtttccacagtgggaaaaggtcccaccccatcaaggcacgcctgccaatcaggggagactggcgaagcaagctcgcctggtagtggggattgctaagagttctgcaacggggtgtgtctgctgtgtgctcgctgcggtggggagggagaaactccgatgaagaggacacagtttcacaacaaacaggtttgaatctgtgtgcaaatttcaagtggggattcgaccaaggtgtctgttgtggggagagaaagggaaaggagcttgtaagccaccttgagtctccttacaggagaaaaaggtggaatataaatccaaactcctcctctctcctcctcacaCCTTCTAAGTAATTTGTCTTGTTCATCCCTGCATTCAGAACAGTTTTATCATGTTTCCAGTTACTTGCATTTCCATTTGGAAGTAAGGCTGCCTGCATGATTACGGGTACAAAGTGGCAATTTGAAATGGTTTGTTGGCGTTTATCTTCTGTTATGTGGTCTTCCTCTGGTGATGGACAGTACACAGACAGCAGAAGACAAATCCCACATCCTCACCAGCCATatatgtgggcaaaacgttaggagacagccgggaaaacccactaCACCCTGTTTTACAGGAGTTAGAATGTTTCTGCCTTCTTGAATCACTAGGTGTCACTGCAACATCGTGGCCGAGCATAACtgaaaagaagccattttttcaaAATCGCAGTTTGCTTTGACATGAAGTTGCCACAATCCCCAACTAATGGATTGATTATTTTTGATTTTCCCAGAAAGAGAAACAAACTGAAGAGTTGACAGTGACCCTAGATGAATACCAAATGATGGTTCAGGTAACAGAGGTCGTATTCGGGACCTAGGAGGAGTTTAACCAGAGTGGTGTGTTTATTATACGGCGTACCTTTTATTTAGTTTGCGATGTAGGAAGTACTCTCAACAACCTCCCATCAAATTCTGTGGCTATTATATCCTGTCAGAACAGATCACCACCTGCTACCTACTCTGGGATGAATAGTAACGAACAACAGACTCCAGAGATGCTGCTGCCAAACACCCTTTTTGTGTCAACAGCAGATATTTTAGAGTCCCATCCAAGAAAGAAAGAGATTGTATACTACTAGGAAGGGGTGGAGGGAGTAGCTAATCAGAGGCAAAAACTCCTAACACGTTTGTGCTCCTTCCAAATATGAAATATTGGAATTTTCACAGAATTGAACCATTAGAAAACTTGATGCCCTGGAGACTGGTAGGCAAGCACAGACACCTTATCTATTTAATTTCCCTCGGTTCTGTCTGCATGGCCATAGCGTCTGTCAAACATACATCCCGCGTTCTCTTTGTGGCCTCTGCAGGAATTGAAAGTGGAAGTCAACAGCCTTCAAGAACAGCTATGCCGTTCCCAGGAAGATGGGGAAGGGTAAATATTGTTACATTTTAGATGGGCCTTCTTTGTTGCTGGTTAGGATGGGCAAGGAATGCATTCCTGTTTGTCTAAAGTAGAAGgtatggtcagtggtgggattcaaataatttaacaactggttgtttacaagcaccattttaacaaccggttctgcaatcctgccgaatcccaccactgggtatggtACTCCGCCAGTTATAGTTCTGTGATGTTTTCAAGATTGTCCATAAAATCACCATCATGTCTTGAACAGGGAAATTGTTTTGAATGTATAATATATATGAGCAGAGATCTAACTTTTTAACTACCTGCATTCTATATTTCTAAAAGCGTTAGTCATAAAATACGACCTGCTCATGACTAATCTCCATGAAGGCACACACAGAAAGAAAGTAACCCTGAGAGTCATTATTATGTTCTCACAGTTGCtcagaagagctttcttttgAGGTGGTTTATGGTAGCTGGGGTTAAGCTTTTCACAGCGTTGAACTGTTTCTGGTCAGGCTCATATTAAGCTGTGGAGATCTGTCCTAAACTTCAGGGACGGTCCAGGATTCAGATTTTAAATAACTTATAGTTCCATCTTATGCAAGCTTATCTCAGTTTTACTCCAGTCTAACCCGCTAGGATTAAAACTTtgtataggattgcattgtaacaGTAACagtggaagtgcattatttttttcaatattgcCGTGCTCAACTGTGGATTAAAATAATTAGTGGCCTCTAGTGCATAAAATTGATAACTGTGGAGTTTGATAATTAATTTTTCTGTCGAAGGAGCAGTTGTCAGCCACTTGCCtgtctctagaacaggggtctacaacctgggctctccagatgttcatggactacaattcccagcagtccCTGCCATGCTGTCagttggacatgctggcaggggctgatgggatttgtagtccatgaacatctggagagtcgcaggttgcagacccctgctctagaatatgAATCTGACTGGGACTTGCCAAAAACAGTACATCCAGAATACAGCTGAGCAGGGAGCAGGAATATGTGGGGATTCTTTCTTTAGCACCAGGTATTTCCACTTGGGAGGAATCAAGTGACAGGACAGAGGAGTCCCGTTTGGTGATCTCCAGAGATTGCGGTTTTTGTCTTGTATGGAATCAGTCCATCCTTATTATTTACTCTCTCAATTTTTGTGTGGCACTGAGGATCTGAAATTTTTTTACTAGATGTTTAACCTTTGCCATGGAAAAGTAACATTGAGGGTATTCTAATTTAAACTTCCTTACTTTCTTACTTAAACTGTctttgtccccttccgcacacgcaaaataatgcattttcaaaccactttcacaactgtttgcaagtggattttgctattccgcacagcttcaaagagcactgaaagcagtttgaaagtgcattattctgcatgtgcggaatgagccactgacaGATACACAAATAGTTGTGGTCCTGTCATGACCGTCTTTGCCATGGCACAATGAGAATTTTTGCCAGTATGCCTTTCTTATTTGCTAAAGGAAAATGAAATCAGTGTGCTGTTTGACTAAAATGTAACTTTTGGGAGGGGTGTCTTCTTCTGGTTTGGGGCCGCAAATGCCCTTTATACCCTCTCCAGTATTTTCTGATAATTCTGCATTCCAAATCTGCCTTGCTCTTGTATGTAGGTGTCCAACCAAAataaataagtttattaaactgAACATGCTTCCTTATGCTAAATGTTACAACACCTGTCTGTTTGATGCAGGCTGCTAAACTATTCCCTAGAAAATGGGAAGACCTGCTCCATACAGGCCCCAGCACAGCCCCTCTCCATGGAGATTGAAGAATCACAGAAAGTAAGAAGTTGCCACACATTAATATTTCTTCTTGCATTGTTATCCTGTTGTTCTGACCATGCAGAGATAGGATATCCGGACTCACTTCAGATACCTTTATTTTGTACTGCCGACATGGGGCTTTTATCAGAtgtgtccaccactcatgtggaggagtggggaatcaagctcgattctccagattagagaccactgctcttaaccatgccaATTTACCCTGAACTTTGAGTCCCCATGGTGGGgaggaagtggggtataaattttttttaaagccctagTTAGCAAGGAAACTTTTAAAGGAACTCCAGTACAAGTTTCAGAAATACAAAacagggcataagaacataagaactagcctgctggatcagaccagagtccatctagtccagcattctgctactcgcagtggtccaccaggtgcctttgggagctcacatgcaggaggtgaaagcaatggccttctgctgctgctcctgagcacctggtctgctaaggcatttgcaatctcagatcaaggaggattaagattggtagccatagatcgacttctcctccataaatctgtccaagccctttttaaagctatccaggtgagtggccatcaccacctcctgtggcagcatattccaaacaccaatcacacgttgtgtgaagaagtgtttccttttattagtcctaattcttcccccaaaaaaGACTGGGGTTACCATAAAGTGAATACTAATCATCCCAGCGCAGaatcattattttaaattataaaatagaagTTCATAGAATGGCCTGTGGGAaagtgtagggatgcactgctgacccagcagcaccgtgggtAGAGCTGAACACCGGGCGCGCCCTATCGGGTTCTGGTCGCACTGCCTCCGCCTCACCCCCCCCCggatgagtcatgggtcatgaactacctggctcacaaccaccggtgtCTGCACAAAGGACAAACACCTGCCCTGCAGGATTAGGcctagacgctgatgctccttcCTCCCACGAAGCCAGTGCAGAtcgcatcacatgatgatctctcagtctccccgcCTCTCCCGCCTCCTGAATCCTCTCAAGTTCTCTACACTCGCTTAGAATCATCAGtgcaataaaaggtgccaggagccagcaCGCAGGAGAgtcgcttaggaacacggacacccgctaCCTGCTGCTGGCGCCTTCCACCAGATGTGCGCTTCACCGCTATTCTGCGCTTTGTCTTTGCCGCCACTACAGTGGAAAGGAGTTATCACCCATTATTAGTGATGTCACAAATATGATCTGGTATTTGCCCTTGGTATTTCCACAGTCTTTGCTTGCAATAGCATGGATACAGTAGCTGGAAGGAGGACAGTATTTTCTCAGTGATGAAACATTGCAATTGTACTcctactgtgtttctccgaaaataagacagtgtcttatattaatttctgctcccaaagatgcgctatgtcttattttcaggggatgtcttatatttctgtgttctgttcccgGCCatagggcatgcttccaaacaaaaaaactttgcgtatatgtcttacttttgggggatccacggccttatatttcgcacttcagcaaaacctctactatgtcttatttttcggggatgtcttatattaggggaaacagggtagtagtgcCATTTCTGCAACAGGAGCACTGACTTGAAGGAAGGTACTAAAAACCACATGAAATATTTCTTGCACTTCCAACCTATAGGTTCTTTTTGTATTCAGCAGGGGATTCTGCACtgaccaaatataacaggttcaggccctttttaaactgttttgggggagaagttcccacagaagtCGCCCCCTCAAATGCTTCTGACGTGCTATATTTGCCCGAACCTGGGTTAAATGCAGGTCGCTAAATTAGCTTAATTTTTCCTTTTAACATGGAGCTTTAAATGCTTCCTGCTTCTGCTCATGCGAACTACAACAAGCAGGAAGAGTTCTGTGCCCACCTTCTTCCGTCTGCCATTATGCTGGATTTCCCTGGCGGCTGCCATTCGAGTGGATTCTCCAATAGACAGCCACCGTGTTGTGccggtaggtgggtgggtgggattctCAGGTGAGGGGATTCTTGGCTGCATGGTTAGcacagaaacactgtgtttcctgtGCGAACCGTGCTTGCCTcctgctgtggggatcccagcaatcccagatgGCCCTGTATCCTCAGTACAAACGGCGGCAGAGGCAACACGGGTTCAGAATCAGCCTGAGATGACCGGGAGTCCAAAATccttttaaaacttaaaatacttatttcagaatattataGGGCAATATGTCCGATTCCCTGCTTTGCTCACAACCCCTTGTTAATCTGAGGGGGAAGGATCAGAAATTTGTGGCAGGAGAAAGACTTGAACCCAAGTTCCCACAGTCTAGTCCAGCATTTCACAGTACACCACATGGACTCTTGATTCTCTCTGAAGCTAGCTCACACAGACAAGGTTGCTTTTCCTGTGATATTCATTGAAATGCATCCCAGTGCCAAATCCCACATTCTACGGGGCTGGTTGCTGATTGGAAAAACGAAAAGGCAAATGTGAAATATGTAAACTTTCAATTAAGGTTTAATTTTCTAATTTAATGTTCTTGGGGTATAACACTTGTCCCCAAGAGAAAGCAGACAAGTATGTAACAGCATAATTGCAGAACTTCCTGATCTTATATTTCCATTCTGTAtaatctctctccacccccccgcccccgacccCCGCCATTCTTACCGTTTCATTTAGACTAATGGAAAACCCCTCAGTGAGATTTCTAGTATTGTATTTGTTAATTACCCTTTTCCCGGATAAGAGTTATTATTTCATCTGCCCAAACGTAGgtaggggttttttaaccttgcATAAAGGTAATTGGTTTTCTATGTGGGGCGGGGAGAAAAGAACAAACAGATGGAGAAAAATTGTCCTTTTGGGTGCCTAGTACCATTTACGTAGCTATCACAATTATGAGCCATGCAGCATTTACCGCAAATGGAGCTGGCTTACCGTAACAGCCACCTGACCCCAAGAACTCTTTTCTTTGATTGTACTTGAGTCTAGttagaagaacccccccccccctccaaccctgATTTTCCTTTCTCCGAATGGTACACCAACAGAAAAGCGCAGCAATTCGGGCAAGTAATGTAGTCTCTGACAAGACTCTTTTCAGTCATCTCCCCAATTAGAAATTGAGGGGGCCTGCTTATACTCTTTGGGTGGGACAGGGCACTGCCCTTCCAGTTTGGTGGGTAAGCATATTGAAGAGCCTCTCTGGGGTGAAGTGATTGAAACCCTTTTTGAAGAGAAAAAAGGGGCCAGTTCATACATCCAGAAAAATAAAGGAGTTGAGTTTTACCTGAACTTCAGTCTGGAgagtgttggggggtggggagaaagattcCTCAAAGCATTTTCTGctatgtgctccccccccccctgttataTGCAGTGTGTTTCTTCCCTTATTTGAAGTGCAACAGTTCAAGTATTACCATTAGAGAAAAGTTTGCAGATTAAGGTGTACTCCTAAGTCTCTTGGTGACCTTCAAATTAttacgtcaggagaaaatgctactggaacacggccataccactcagaaaacccacaacaccctaactaAAGTAATAATTTGAAGGTCCCCAAGAAACTTAGGAGTAcacaaaaatgtcttcaaaagTCATTGGAAATTGGATGGGCAAGACAGAACCAGGTTTAAATCCAACTGATACTAGATTTATGTAACTTATGTTAAAGCATCTTCAGCGTATCAATcactgttttccccccaaaaaggctGAATGTACAAACCTGCCAGAAATCACAGCAGTCGGCTCAGCAGAACAGTAAGTGTCCATGTTGGTCAGATCCACCCGTACTTAAGAGTGGCAGAATGAGGCTCCTTTAGTGGCAAACACTGAATGGGGAGCACTTTGTGGTAGAAAACATTCTTTGCACACAGAAATTCAATCCCCGGAGAGCCGCTGCCACTCAGAATAGGCAGCACTGACCAAGAGGACTATAGTTTACTTCATGCAAAAAAGTACAAATGGCCCCTTTTAGGATAGGGCTATATCATTTGGTTTCCTGTAATAGCACTTTCCACATTAGAACACAAGCATGATTTCTCACAC
Encoded here:
- the KASH5 gene encoding protein KASH5, with the translated sequence MENVCHKSLENTGDAELTSESAEAEPWDSIGVSSKSSILSASQCSEEHVLKCTFKACDPEQTGEVSVFRIIEYLQEMTGQGSEDWRFHSLYTRLDPEERGIAVDFPTFHRVMKDWIADCRQDGQRDEAADLMSSIQDLQQGNKKLAVQNTKLQGTIEAAEELNLRLSEEVAELKGKLRGTQQALDQARAVANELEDLKCFSRSLEEENSKLHALERQLEKEQQCLLIQVDNLQEEIRKLLLEKESCKSKIKQLSTEKAQMKCQLCECENLISCKDTALNKKEKQTEELTVTLDEYQMMVQELKVEVNSLQEQLCRSQEDGEGLLNYSLENGKTCSIQAPAQPLSMEIEESQKAECTNLPEITAVGSAEQSEPAPEKQALVPVHHELMPAGGKKKPCNKQFASLMEWFLDIPLWYILLQILQKLVLLGLLLTCVTLLAIVYLVLPYGHLVWAESRRNHWPHLQLRYLRPPPI